Proteins encoded together in one Camelina sativa cultivar DH55 chromosome 9, Cs, whole genome shotgun sequence window:
- the LOC104714864 gene encoding protein HYPER-SENSITIVITY-RELATED 4-like, with protein sequence MSSSDSSSAESRLATAKTVLTTAASVAATAMLARSLVQDYLPDEVHNYISYGFRSIFSYFSSQMTIIIEEFEGFAHNEVFEAAEAYLATKISPSNKRIKVSKHEKENNYNVTVERDEEVVDTYNGVKFQWILHCRHVESKHFHNPRDLNSTLRSEVRSFELNFHKKFKDIALESYLPFMVKRATWLKQEKKTLKIFTLSPENMYGNYSDAWTSVTLDHPSTFKTLAMDSDTKTTEGKDHSVDKKTEEVDEQLVRNDRVDKVLEGLVELLKAKKMENDQDKSQT encoded by the exons ATGAGCTCCTCTGACTCTTCTTCCGCGGAATCCCGTCTGGCCACGGCTAAGACGGTTCTCACCACCGCGGCTTCGGTGGCTGCAACCGCAATGCTGGCTCGATCGCTAGTCCAAGATTATTTGCCTGACGAGGTGCACAACTACATTTCCTATGGCTTCCGCAGCATCTTTAGTTACTTCTCCTCCCAAATGACGATAATCATCGAAGAATTTGAAGGTTTTGCTCACAATGAAGTCTTTGAGGCTGCAGAGGCCTATCTAGCCACCAAGATCTCTCCTTCTAACAAAAGAATCAAAGTGAGTAAACACGAGAAAGAAAACAACTACAATGTCACCGTGGAGCGTGACGAGGAAGTTGTCGACACCTACAACGGCGTCAAATTccagtggatcctccattgtcGCCATGTCGAGTCCAAGCACTTCCACAACCCACGGGATCTAAACTCCACGCTGAGATCTGAAGTCCGATCATTCGAGCTCAACTTCCACAAGAAGTTCAAAGACATAGCTCTTGAATCTTACCTGCCATTCATGGTGAAAAGAGCCACGTGGTTGAAGCAAGAGAAGAAAACACTCAAGATCTTCACTCTCTCCCCTGAAAACATGTACGGGAATTACTCTGACGCGTGGACCTCTGTTACGCTTGACCATCCTTCTACCTTCAAAACTCTAGCAATGGATTCAGAT ACAAAGACCACCGAGGGAAAAGATCATTCGGTAGACAAGAAAACCgaagaggttgatgaacagctaGTGAGGAACGACCGTGTTGATAAGGTCCTTGAAGGTTTGGTCGAGTTATTAAAAGCCAAGAAGATGGAGAACGACCAAGATAAAAGCCAAACATGA
- the LOC104714865 gene encoding receptor-like serine/threonine-protein kinase SD1-8, with amino-acid sequence MRTTKLSYHTLVILLSSLILFRLPPSCSLSTGENRTISANDTIVSPGNVFELGLFRSASEHTPHWYLGIWYKNDPKKTRIWVANRYNPFYLSVGTLHFSDDDLVLSDENNSHVWSITINRGGVRSPMVAQLLDNGNFVVKDSNNDDPDGFLWQSFDFPTDTLVPGMKLGMDLKTGTKEALTSWDPDNPSNTGYSFQLENQAGLYELFLVVQETSKHIYRSDLWDGIRFGDIPLEFSPTYVTSVWGDVSYVGFVMTGKNNNSRLTLAGDSLELFTWIPETMQWISSWYHSYGIFYHTCGANSYSSKNTTSGLQCNCIKGFDPAFRENWALKDLQGGCQRKTRLNCTGDQFLQLKNMKLPDTGGAYVGIGKGQVGCVMWTGTLNDFQNYGVGGRDLYVKVAAIDHGSRSTNNATVMNEVAGGQTKFDLMSFTDVAEATNHFSEANKLGEGGFGVVYKGTLPNKTTVAVKRLAITSSQGINEFKTEVGYMSEEYALHGKMSERSDIFSFGVNLLEIVTGKRNIEFCNYYHGDSMLDYVWRHFDEGNSLQVVDPNFVDSSLVEEEVVRCIQVALLCVQQDVDDRPSTESVALMLATTMMEIPVPKKPNYFYARFLSDMASSSTVKESTSINQVTLSSIVNR; translated from the exons ATGAGAACAACCAAGTTAAGTTATCATACCTTGGTCATCTTACTTTCATCCCTGATCTTATTTAGGCTTCCACCTTCCTGTTCATTGTCCACAGGAGAAAATCGAACCATTTCAGCCAACGATACGATCGTGTCTCCTGGAAATGTTTTTGAGCTAGGGCTTTTTCGCTCTGCCTCTGAGCATACTCCGCATTGGTATTTGGGTATATGGTACAAGAACGATCCTAAGAAAACACGTATATGGGTCGCCAACAGATATAACCCTTTCTACTTATCAGTAGGAACACTCCATTTCTCCGACGATGATCTCGTTCTTTCAGATGAGAATAATTCTCATGTCTGGTCGATCACTATTAACAGAGGAGGCGTGAGATCTCCAATGGTGGCACAGCTTCTTGATAACGGAAACTTCGTGGTGAAAGACTCCAATAATGACGACCCGGATGGGTTTTTGTGGCAGAGCTTCGATTTTCCCACGGATACATTAGTACCGGGGATGAAATTGGGAATGGATCTAAAAACTGGAACCAAGGAAGCCCTTACATCCTGGGATCCTGATAATCCGTCAAACACTGGTTATTCCTTCCAACTTGAAAACCAAGCAGGGCTCTATGAGCTTTTTCTAGTGGTGCAAGAAACTTCGAAGCATATTTACCGGAGCGATCTGTGGGATGGAATACGCTTTGGTGACATACCGCTTGAGTTTTCACCTACCTACGTAACCTCAGTTTGGGGGGACGTCTCCTACGTCGGTTTCGTAATGACAGGCAAAAACAACAACTCAAGATTGACATTGGCAGGAGATTCACTTGAGCTATTCACGTGGATACCTGAAACAATGCAATGGATCTCGTCTTGGTATCATAGTTATGGAATTTTCTATCATACATGTGGGGCTAATAGTTACTCTTCGAAAAATACGACGTCGGGCCTGCAGTGTAATTGTATAAAAGGGTTCGATCCAGCTTTCCGTGAGAACTGGGCGTTAAAGGATTTGCAAGGTGGGTGTCAAAGGAAGACGCGACTGAACTGCACCGGAGATCAGTTTTTACAGCTAAAGAATATGAAGTTGCCGGATACTGGAGGT GCTTATGTCGGTATAGGAAAAGGCCAGGTCGGTTGTGTCATGTGGACCGGAACACTCAACGACTTCCAAAACTACGGTGTCGGTGGTCGAGACCTGTATGTGAAAGTGGCTGCTATAGATCACG GATCAAGATCAACTAATAATGCAACAGTAATGAACGAGGTAGCAGGAGGTCAAACCAAATTTGACTTAATGAGTTTTACTGATGTTGCTGAAGCAACCAATCATTTCTCCGAAGCTAATAAGCTTGGAGAAGGTGGTTTCGGTGTAGTTTACAAG GGTACATTGCCTAACAAGACTACTGTGGCGGTGAAAAGATTAGCTATTACATCGTCACAAGGAATCAACGAATTCAAAACCGAAGT CGGTTATATGTCCGAAGAGTACGCGTTACATGGAAAAATGTCGGAGAGATCAGATATATTTAGCTTTGGGGTCAACCTTCTTGAAATCGTAACTGGGAAGCGGAACATCGAGTTTTGCAACTATTACCATGGTGATAGTATGCTTGACTAC GTATGGAGGCACTTTGATGAGGGGAACAGTTTACAGGTTGTTGATCCGAACTTTGTAGATTCTTCACTGGTTGAAGAGGAGGTCGTGAGATGTATACAAGTTGCTCTACTCTGTGTTCAACAAGATGTAGACGACAGACCAAGCACAGAATCCGTCGCTTTAATGCTCGCAACCACGATGATGGAAATTCCTGTACCAAAGAAGCCAAACTATTTTTATGCTAGATTTCTCAGCGACATGGCTTCCTCGTCGACGGTCAAGGAGTCTACATCCATAAATCAAGTTACCTTATCGTCCATTGTAAACCGGTGA